CTCAAGGAGTAATAAGAGCAGGAAAAGGAATACAGATAATATATGGAACTCAAGCAGAAATTTATAAAAATAAAATAATAAAAAAATATAAATTATAATAGTAAAAAAGAGGATATTTTCAAAATATCCTCTTTTTTTAATTAAATTAAAATACAGTAGTCATTCCAACGGTAACAGTAGGCTGCCATCTCCAGTGACTTGCTGATTTTTCAGATTCTATTTCCCAGTTTCTATATTCTGCACCAGCAACAGCATACACACTGAAAGCAGGAATAACTTGATAAGTTCCCTGAATTCCTGGGTAAGCATATAGAGAATAAGAAGCTTTTTGGCTATTTTCATTTTCATGTCCATAAAGTTTGTATTGACTCCAGTTATATTGATCATATCCACCTTCAAATACAAAGTCTAGCATGAATTTTTCATTACTACTAGTATAAAGATTTGTTACATTATATAAATATGCTTCTACATCAATGGTAAAATCTTTATCTTTTTCTTTTCTCCCACTATCAAATCCATATTTTTTTCCTAGAAAATTTTGCTGAGCAAAAATATTCAACTCGAAAGCAAAATTTAGAGGTAATTCAGTCATTGATTCTAAGTTAATTCCTAGTTTGTTAATATAGTCATCATCATTTGAATCTGCCCATTCATATTCATATTTTGGTCCAATAGTGAAATCAGTAGTCTTGATATAGTCATTATTGAACATATATTGAGCTAAATTAAATCCAGCCCAATATTCTATTCTCTGAGCTTCATCAGCACTTACATTTTCATATTCTATTCTAGATATGAATTCGATTTTAGAATCTCCAATAGTTCCATGATTATAGAAATAATCTAATTTTATTTCATTTCCATCTTCACCCTTTTGTTTTGGATCATCTGAACTATGATTCCAATTGGAAAATGATTTAACTTCAAATGCGAAAGATTGATTTTCAGTCATTTGAATATCTCCAGAAAGATTAATTTCAGTATAATTATTTTTAACTTCATTATTTCTATAATTTAGTTCCTCAGCTTTTCCATAAAATCTAGTTTCTAGATTTAATACACCATTAGGTCTAAATCCTTCCTCTTTATCTCGGTAAACAATAACCTCTTTCTCAACTACTTGTATAGGAGCTTCTTCAACTGTAGTAGGAGCTGGAACAGTTTCTTTTGCAGATGCAGATATAACAACAAGTAAAGAACCTAGTAAAAGAATTAATTTCTTCATTATATTTCCCCTTTCAAAATATTTGTTTTAATAATGAAAATAATATCATTTTTTTTGTTTAAAGTAAAATTCAATAAAAAACTAGTAAGTATTCAAAAATTTATAATACAAATAGTTTGAATTGAAAAATAAAAATGGTTCATTTATATGAACCATTTTAATAACTTTTTAATTAGTATAAAGATAATAATTTTTATTGTTATAAATAAGTTTAAAACTTTTATTTTCTTCAATATCATCTTTATATTTTTTTCTGCTGACTAAGAATATTTTTTTATTTTCAATTTTAGAGAGATTTTCTTTATTTTCAATCTCTCTTATATTTTTATTTATTTCATAAGAAGCATTTAAAAAATCAGGGAATTTATAAGCAACTATTTCAAAATTGTTTTCTCTCGTGAGAGAAATAATATTTTTTAAACTAAATTCATTATTATATTTTATAAGTATAAATGGAAAAATTAGATATAAAATAAAAATAGTACCAGATGTATATATTATCCAGTTATCTTTATTTTTTTTCTTATTGAATATAATATCAAGAAATAGAGGAATTACTAAAAGTCCTTCTGTAATTTTTATAAGGATATTTCTATACTTGTTATCTTTTATTTTTTCTATAAAAGCTAAACATAGAATTATAAATCCTGTATAAAGAGGAAGAAGATATATATCTAACTTTCCACTTAAAAAAGAAAAAAATACTAAAGGAATTATACTCCATGCAAATCCAATTTTTTCAAGTAATGACCACGACAAGTATTTTTTATATTTTTTAAATAATATATGAGAGCACCTAAATATAACACTCCATAAGGATAGAGTATCAGAGGAAGCTTTTCAAAATAAAAATAAAATGGTCTTGAGTGAGTTTTAGCTTTTATCATACGTCCTACTGTTTCTTGTCCTAAAAGAAGTGATATATATTCTTTTCCTTCAGGTTGAAGATATATTCCATAAAGCCATATTCCAATTACTGTTGCAATCAACAGAATCCCTTTAAAAAGATGTATTTCCTTAAGAAAAGATAATTTTTTTTCTAGTATGAGAAAGGTTAATATAGTCAATAGAGGAACAACAAATCCTGCACCTCCTTTTACTAAGATTGCAGCAGCTATACTTAGATACATAAATATGAGTTTTGTAATAGTTATTCTATCTTTTTCTAGATATAGTGTAAAAAATATATATAGAGAGGATAGTATAAAAAAACTCATAAGCATATCCATTCTTAAAAATAATGATATTCCTAAGAAATATGGAATAGTCATTAAAATTATAGCAGTAAAAAAGCCAGTTTTTTCATCTTTTAACTTTGTAAGAAGTTTAAAAGATAAAATTGATATTCCAAAAGAGGGAAGCAGACTTCCAACTAAAAGAGATAGTGAAAAAATAAATTTTTAAAATATGTTTTAAAAAATATCAATATCCAAAAATATAGTGGGGGCTTGTCTGGATAAAGCTCTGAAAAATATTTTAGTATAAGATAATTTTTTGCTTGTATCATATCATCAGTTACTACAAAATATTTTAGTTCATTTCTAGCATCAGGATATCTAAAAAAAGCTAAAGGAATAAAAATAATAAAATAAATAAAAATAATGAAAAGGTAGTATTTTCTATAGGGTTTATTTTCCATATTTCCTCCAAATATAAAAATATTTTATATGGAAAAGTATCTCATAATAAGATTAAATTTTAGTAAAAATAAATTTATTTATAAGTTCTGCTATTCCACCTTCGTCGTTAGATGAAACAATATAATCTGTAATTTTTCTTATTTCTGGCTGGGCATTGGCAACAGCAACAGAGGTTCCAGCAGCTTTTAACATTGGGAGATCATTAAATGAATCACCAACAGCAATTACTTCTTCTATTTTTATTCCTAGAATATCAGCTAATTTTACAATAGCAGTTCCCTTATCTACTCCCAGTTTTGTAACTTCAAGGA
Above is a window of Fusobacterium varium DNA encoding:
- a CDS encoding 4-amino-4-deoxy-L-arabinose transferase; translated protein: MTIPYFLGISLFLRMDMLMSFFILSSLYIFFTLYLEKDRITITKLIFMYLSIAAAILVKGGAGFVVPLLTILTFLILEKKLSFLKEIHLFKGILLIATVIGIWLYGIYLQPEGKEYISLLLGQETVGRMIKAKTHSRPFYFYFEKLPLILYPYGVLYLGALIYYLKNIKNTCRGHYLKKLDLHGV